A window of the Alnus glutinosa chromosome 4, dhAlnGlut1.1, whole genome shotgun sequence genome harbors these coding sequences:
- the LOC133866924 gene encoding NDR1/HIN1-like protein 6 gives MAETQRIHPVVDVEAPPTTPLVPHGASVSEKGSPVRRPPPVRRPIPASHAKPPKSSSSCCCKCVCWTISLLLLLTIIVGAAAGVLYLVFQPKPPTYSVDSLKISSLGLNPDMSLYAEFDVKITADNPNKKIGIYYEKGGRLSVWYADAKLCDGSLPEFYQGHQNKTQLHLALTGQTQYGSALMTALQEQQQTGRIPLDLKVDAPVAIKLGRLKLKKVRILGQCLLVVDNLSANNAISIKASNCRFRLKL, from the coding sequence ATGGCAGAAACCCAAAGAATTCATCCAGTCGTGGATGTGGAAGCCCCACCAACAACTCCTCTGGTGCCTCACGGCGCATCGGTGTCTGAGAAGGGTAGTCCGGTTAGGCGACCGCCTCCGGTCCGGCGCCCCATACCGGCCAGCCATGCCAAGCCACCAAAGAGTAGTTCAAGTTGTTGTTGCAAATGCGTATGCTGGACAATTAGCCTCCTCCTTCTCCTAACAATTATAGTTGGAGCCGCTGCCGGCGTTCTTTACCTTGTCTTCCAACCAAAGCCTCCTACATACTCGGTTGATAGCTTGAAGATAAGCAGCTTAGGTCTCAATCCTGACATGTCACTGTATGCTGAGTTCGACGTGAAGATCACGGCCGACAACCCTAACAAGAAGATCGGAATTTACTACGAGAAAGGCGGCCGGTTGAGCGTGTGGTATGCAGACGCTAAGCTTTGCGACGGGTCACTGCCGGAGTTCTACCAAGGTCACCAGAATAAGACACAACTGCACCTTGCCTTGACCGGCCAAACGCAGTACGGCAGCGCTTTGATGACGGCGCTGCAGGAGCAACAGCAAACCGGACGCATCCCATTGGATCTTAAGGTTGATGCGCCGGTGGCAATCAAACTTGGGAGGCTGAAGCTGAAGAAGGTCAGGATCTTGGGACAGTGCTTGTTGGTCGTGGATAACTTATCTGCTAATAATGCCATCAGCATTAAAGCTAGTAATTGTAGGTTCAGATTGAAGCTTTGA